The Aureimonas mangrovi genome contains the following window.
GGCTTTGCGAAAACCGTGTTCGGTTTTCGGGCCGATGCCGTAGCGGGTTCTGAAACCTTGTAAGGTCACGCGCGCGCGTGCTAGCAGCCCGCGCGAGGAGGCCCGGCGGCCCCTCGAGGCGCGACAAGCGCGAAACCCGTAGAGGAAGACCCGATGTCCGACACCGCGAACACGCCGAACGGCGCGCAGGCCAACGGCGGGGCTCCGGCGTCCGCCACGCCGGCCAAGGCGCCCTCCGTCAACATCCTCGCGCAGTACATCAAGGATTTGTCCTTCGAGAGCCCGAAGGCGCCCGCCGCCCTGCGCACGCAGACGAAGTCTCCCGCGATCAACATCGGCGTCAACGTCGCCGCCAATCCGGTCGCAGGCACCGAGAACGAATACGACGTCAAGCTCACGCTGAACGCGCGGGCGGGCGAGGGCGACGACACGCTCTTCCACGCCGAGCTCGTCTATGGCGGCGTCTTCCGCCTGACCAACCTGTCGAAGGAGCACGTGCTGCCGGTGCTCTTCATCGAGTGCCCGCGCCTGCTCTTCCCCTTCGCGCGCCAGATCATCGCCGACGTTTCGCGCAATGGCGGCTTCCCGCCGCTGATGATCGACCCGATCGACTTCACGGCACTGTTCCAGCAGCGGCTGGCAGAGGAGCGCGCCAAGGCGCAGGTCCAGCCGAGCGCCAACGCCTGAGGGCGGAC
Protein-coding sequences here:
- the secB gene encoding protein-export chaperone SecB, encoding MSDTANTPNGAQANGGAPASATPAKAPSVNILAQYIKDLSFESPKAPAALRTQTKSPAINIGVNVAANPVAGTENEYDVKLTLNARAGEGDDTLFHAELVYGGVFRLTNLSKEHVLPVLFIECPRLLFPFARQIIADVSRNGGFPPLMIDPIDFTALFQQRLAEERAKAQVQPSANA